The genomic region CGGATATTTTATTTATATCCGCAAAGCGACAAAACGTAAAACGATCGACTTGTGCGAGCCATTGCTCGCCCTGCGCTGTCTTCTGTGTCCAAATATCATTGACTTTCTCTCCAAAAAGTAGCTCTCCTTGGGTAATCCTGTATTGCCGCTCTCCAACACTGACACATTGATCCTCATGAAGATAATCAAATAGATCTCCCACTACCGCTTCTTTGGGGCTAATACTTGTGTCTGTATAAATTGACGTTAAAGGGCATGCCTTTTTTTGCTTACCCACACTGCCAACAAAAACCAAAGGCAATACCGCCGCTTCAAATAATCGACTATCGCCAAAATCCCACATGTGATCTAAGCATATCTTCGTCTTTATGTATTCTCGTATTGCCCAACTTCCCTTGGTACTCATTAAGCGATTGCTCACAACAAAGGCACTCTTGCCACCTTTTTTAAGGCTCATTTCTCCTGCAACAATGAAGGCATGCGCTAAATCAAGACTTCCAGAAAGCTTGAATTCTTTCGCAATTCTCTGGGAAACATCGGCCCCCATCGCTTGGGGACGTACATAAGGTGGGTTGCTAATAATTAAATCATGCTTAATAATGCGTTCTTTATTTAGTAAATCCTCTAGAAAGTCTTTCTGATAAAAAACAAAACTCACCATGGGGTAGCAATTCTCTAAGCTTCGTCGACAATGTTTTATCGCTTCGGCATCGGTATCGTAGAGTCGTACTCTTATATTTTCGTAGCCATTCTCTAATAAGACATCCAACAATGATTTAATTAATTGCCCGTCTCCAACAGCTGGGTCAAGAATGGTCACTAAAGAATTTTTATCCTTTCCTTTCCAATACTTAAATACTTGCTCAGCCATAAATCGGGCTAATTGAGGCGGGGTATAATGCGCGCCAGTAGCTTTCCTTTCGGTAAGGCCCTTATGACCCTGGGGTATTGACGAACTAGGCATGGCAATCTTCTTCTTTTTTACATAATAAAAGCGAATGTAATAGATCCCTGTGATCTTACAAGATTTTAACTTAAGTCTCTGTAAAGAGAACTCCACTCACTAAAACCATGCTCATATTCTTGTATTTTTAAGAAAAATTAAACTTTTTTCCAATTTCGCATCCAATTTCCATCCGAGCTAACGCATATAGTGCTAAACCAATATAAATATTCAGGAGCCCTATGAACAAATCGCACTTTTTATTAGCCGCTGCAAGCGCATTTATTTCTCCCCTTATTTCTGCGGAAAACGCAAAACCCAATGTCATCCTCATCATGGCCGATGACCTTGGTTGGGCCGACACTGGTTTTAATGGTAGTAAAGTCGTCAAAACTCCTCATCTCGATCAAATGGCTGCGGAAGGTTTACAATTCAATCGTTTCTATTCAGCTTCTAGCGTCTGTTCCCCTACTCGCGCGAGCGTCCTAACTGGCCGTAACCCTTATCGAACAGGTGTCCCTACTGCCAATCAAGGCTTTCTTCGTCCTGAAGAAATCACTCTACCCGAGATCTTACGTGAACAGGGCTACGCTACTGGTCATTTCGGCAAATGGCATTTAGGAACCCTCACTCATACTGAAAAAGATGCCAATCGCGGCAAGCCAGGAAACACTAAAGAGTTTAACCCCCCTAAACTTCATGGCTATGACAATGCTTTTGTTACCGAATCAAAAGTCCCCACTTATGACCCCATGCTCAAACCCGCGAAATTCGCCAAGGGAGAAAGCTCAAAACTCGGCTGGGAATACCTAAAAGAAGGGCAAGAGAGCCAAGCTTACGGAACTTTCTATTGGGATATAGAAGGCAATAAAGTCAGCGATAACCTCAGTGGCGACGATAGCCGCGTCATTATGGATCGCGTCCTTCCTTTTATTGATCAATCTCTAGAAGACAACAAGCCCTTCATCTCCGTTATTTGGTTTCACACTCCTCACCTCCCTTGCGTCGCTGGTCCAAAGCATCAGGAAATGTACAAAGAACACCCTATTCATTTGCGTAATTATGCTGGTTGTATTACTGCCATGGATGAACAAATTGGCCGCCTCAGAAAACATTTAGCTGCTAAAGGAGCTGACCAAAATACGATGATCTGGTTTTGTTCTGATAATGGCCCAGAGAGTCAAGAGCGTCCTGATAATGGCAGTGCTGGCCACTTCCGTGGCCGTAAACGCGACCTCTATGAAGGCGGTGTTCGTGTTCCTTCCGTCATGGTTTGGCCTGCTAAAATAAGCCAGGCAAAAGAAGTCAACCTGCCCTGTATTACTTCTGATTACCTACCAACCGTTCTCGATGCACTCAAAATCTCTCACCCTGAACCTTCTTATGCACTTGACGGCCGCTCACTGATGCCCATTATCGAAGGTGATTTAGAGCAGCGTAATTCTCAAATTGGCCTCATGTATAGCAATCGCATTGCTTGGCATAAAGAAGATTTTAAGCTCATTTCTTATAACAGTGGCCAAAAATATGAACTCTATAACCTGGTTTTAGACCCTTCTGAAAAGTCTGATATCGCTTCACAAAACCCTGAATTGGTCGAAGAACTCAAAAAAGACATGCTCGTATGGCATGCATCAGTAAAAAATAGCTTTGACGGTACTGAATATGGCACAAAGTCTCTTGAACGCTTAGGCAAGCAATGGAGCTCTCCACTAAACACTCAGCCCAAATCTAAGAAAACAAAAAGTAAAAAGAAGAAATCTAAAAAGGAGAAAAAATGATCTGGCGCAATCTCCTTATATGCCTCTTCATTGGCATCTCTCTCCAAGCGCGCGAAGCCGCGGATAAACCGAATATTATTTTCGTCCTGCTCGATGACCTCGGTAAAGAATGGATCAATTGCTACGGCGGCGAAGATATCGAAACCCCACGTATTGATCAGCTCGCTGCGCAGGGAACTAAATTTGATAACGCTTACTCAATGCCTCAGTGCACACCCAGTCGTGTCGCATTTATGACGGGTCAATACCCTTACCGCAGTGGCTGGGTCAATCATTGGGATGCTCCTCGTTGGGGTGCTGGTTACTATGATTGGAATAATAACCCTTCCATTGCCCGTACCATGAAGTCGGCAGGCTATACCACTGCCGTCGCGGGAAAATGGCAACTCAATGATTTTCGCATCCATCCCGACGCCATGGTCAAACATGGTTTTGATGATTACTGCATGTGGACGGGTTGTGAAGGCTCTACCGATAAAAAGCATGAGAAAATTAGTACTCAGCGCTACTGGAATCCCTATATTCACACGAAAGAAGGTAGCAAGACTTACGAAGGTCAATTTGGCCCAGATATATATAATCAATTCGTGCTCGATTTTATCACAGACAATAAAGACAAGCCCTTTTTCGTCTATTATCCATTAGCTCTACCTCATGGACCACACGTCCACACTCCCCTAGAACCAAATGTTAGCGATAAACTCGACAAACACAAAGCCATGGTTCACTACATCGACCTTCTCACTGGTAAACTTATCGATCACCTCGATAAGCTAAACCTTCGTGAAAACACCATCATTGTCTGGACTTGTGATAATGGTACTGGCGGCATGAGCAACATGATGGATGGTCGCTTAGTTAGAGGTGGAAAAACTAAAACCACTGAAAATGGCGTTAACACTCCCTTTATTGTCAGTTGGCTCGGTCAAGTTCCCGAAGGAAAAACGAGCAAGGCTCTCGTAGATTTCACCGATATGCATCAGACTTTTGCGGACTTCGCAGCTGTACAACTTGACTCTCAATACACTTATGATGGTCACTCAGCCAAAAATGCTTTTTTAGGAACAGGAAAAAGCTCACGGCAATGGGTAATGGCCATGGGTTCTCATGGTGCACGTATGACTGAAAACGGAGTCGAAAATGTTTATTACTTTCGTGATCGCGTCGTCCGTGATGAACGCTACAAACTTTTTATCGCTATTGATCGCAAACCAGAAAAACTCATTGATCTTGAAAAAGATCCCGCAGAACTCAATAACCTCATTGCCAACCCTGAGTATAAAGCTATCCTCGATCGCCTCAGCGCTGTGATTAAAACTTTTCCAAAAACCGATGCGGATCCTAGTTACACAAAACTCGCAATAAACCCTTGGGATAAAAAAGCTGCTTTCCCATCAAAAATTCATAAGCAAGGTCATCCCGATCAGCCTGAGCAATACAAAGTCAAAGTAAAGAAAAAAACTAAATCCAAAAAGGAGAAAAAATGAATAAATTCTTAGCACTAATCTGTAGCTCACTGATGATGATCGGTATCGCTGCAGAGAATGAAAAACCTAACTTCCTCTTCATTTTTGCCGATGATATGAGCCTCGACACCATCGGTGCCATGGGTCGTTATAATTGCCAAACTCCTAATCTCGATAAACTCATGGCTTCGGGTGCTAGCTTTAATCACACCTATAACATGGGTGCTTGGGGTGGAGCCGTCTGTGCCGCGAGTCGTGCCATGCTCAATTCTGGCCTCTTTGTTAACAAAGCTCAAAAAGGTATTAATCAAGTTCCCCACTGGTCAGAAATTATGAAAAAAAATGGTTATGCCACTTATATGACCGGTAAATGGCACGTCCCTGGAACTCCTCGTTTTGATGTTGTAAAAGATCCTCGCCCGGGCATGCCTAAGGGATCTGGCTACAATCGTCCCAAAGATATGGATGATTACCTCAACGGCTGGAAACCTTGGGACAAAACTCAAGGTGGTTTTTGGCAAGGTGGCATTCACTGGTCCGAAGTCGTGGCTAATAATGGTATCGAATTCATTGAACAAGCCACAAAAGAGGATAAGCCCTTTTTTATGTATATTGCCTTCAATGCGACTCATGACCCACGTCAAGTGGCAAAAGAGTATATCGACATGTATCCACTCGATTCAATCGAAGTACCGAAAAGCTTTTTAAGCAACTATCCCTATGACGAAGAAATGGGTTGTAACCCGGTTGGTTTACGCGACGAACGCCTTATGCCTTCTCCTCGTACTGAATTTGCCGTGAAAGTTCACCGCCAAGAATACTTTGCTATTGCCACTCACATGGACGAGCAAATTGGTCGTATTTTTGATGCACTCGAAAAAAGTGGCAAAGCCGATAATACCTATATCATCTTCACTGCCGATCACGGACTCTCAGTCGGTCACCACGGTCTCGTTGGCAAGCAAAGTATGTATAATCATAGTATGAAAGTTCCTTTCTTCATCTCTGGCCCTAGTATTAAGCCTGAGCAACAATTCGACATGCCCATCTATCTTCAAGATGCTATGGCAACTACCCTAGATCTTGCGAAAATCGCAAAACCCGAGTACGTCCAGTTTAACTCAGTGATGCCTCTTATCGAAGGGACTAAAAAAGTTCAGTACTCACCTATCTATGGTAAATACACCCATACTCAACGCATGATCCAAGACGGTGATTTTAAATTAATCGTCTATCCAGGCATCAAAGTGAGCCGCCTTTACAACATCAGTAAAGACGACCTAGAAATGAACGACCTCGCCAAAAACCCTGAGTACGCAGCTAAAATTGCAGAACTCACCACTAAACTAAAAAAGCTCATGAAAGATATGGATGACGACATGGATCTCGATAATCCAAAAAAGTCTCAATCATCTAAAAAGAAAAAATCTAAAAAGAAAAAGACCGATCACTAAACCTCTAGCGATTTTAAAATAACCAGTGAGCTTTCATAGTTCACTGATTTAGTATCTAGAATCTTCTAAAGCCCCGATATCCATCGGGGCTTTTTTACTCTCTGGGTCCGCCAAGCACCTGCTTGGCATTCTTCCCGTCGCATAGTTCCCTACTCCTTCACCGCCACGATTATTTAATCGGTTTTTTTTATTCTTTGGGATCGCGGGCGGCCCACCCATTAACGGCCTCCCTAATGAGTGGGAACTTAAGGGTATTTATACCTGCGGTTAACTTTTTTAGTAGGGCCCCGAGGGCTCCTCGGCCACCGGAGGTATTTATACTGGGGCTCCGCCCCAAACCTCGCTTAAGCTTCTGTCGTACGGACCAATGATTTTTACCCGCCTGTGTGACAACACCCCTTAAGAATCCCTACACTCGGAGCTTCGCTCCAGCGCCTTACCGTCATACCTTCGGCATGAATATCATTTTTTAACAATACCCACCGGATAAATCCGCTGGCTACCATACTACATACCTTCGGCATATGCTTAAGTTCCCACCCATTAACGGACTCCCCACCATGTCATCTGCCGGTCGATGGCTGGCAAGCCTCGCAGCGATGGGGACAGCGTCCCTACTCTACATACATGAAATCAGGGTCCGCCAAGCACCCGCTTGGCATTCTTCTCGTCCCATCGTGCCCTACTCCTTCACCTCCCAGATTATTTAATCGGTTTTTTTTATTCTCTGGGATCGCGGGCGGCCCGCCCGCAACGGCCTTCCCACCATGTCATCTGCCGGTCGATGGCTGGCAAGCCTCGCAGGGATGGGGACAGCGTCCCTAAACTACCGACTCATTAAAAATTTATAATTCACCATTTATAATTAATCCCTTTATCTACCTGTTGAATTCCCCCTCAAGTCACCTATAGTAATTATGTCTTGGGGGCGCCCGGTTTCGACTGTTAGGGTGACTCTTGAGTTGCATGTCGAGGTTGGCCGGTTGGCCTCGTTAAAAGCCGTCCAAAAACATAAATGCTAACGATACAGATTACGCATTAGCGGCATAAGATAAGCCCGCTGCCTTTCCCACTCGACGCCTAATAGAGTGACGATAAGGCCCAAACTTATTAGGCTGGCTTCGAACCTGAGCTTCAGGGGGGAGAAGTGAGAAACTTCTGCAGCTTGCCGCTTTATTAGCCCGTTTCCTGGCAGATAAAGAGGTCAAGAAATAAGAGGAAACTAAACATGTAGATGCTCCTGTAGTGCTTTACTCAGGACGGGGGTTCGATTCCCCCCGCCTCCATTACGAGCCATAAGTTGTTAACCATTAACAACTTATGGCTCTTTTGTTTTTCGAGTATCACATCAGTTATCACATAGGACATCATACGATAAATTAAACTTACCCAGATCTCTGTAATATTGAATTTAGGTAGTGCCTCATCTCTTCTGTGAATTTGCCAAATCATTTTCAGTAATTAGCAATATTATTGCTAATTAAGTAAAAGAGTGGTGTTGACCCAAACAACACAAAAGGAGTTAAATACACCAGTCTACACAAGAGAACCATAGCGTATTATTAATAAATGGTGCAACTGAGAAGTGAGAAATGCATCTATGAAGATCGAGAGAAATAACTCTCTGAATGCTGATCCTTAATAAACGAAGTGAGCGTCTTTTCTTAAGTCCTGTTCCTCATTCCCCTTCATTTTTTTGCTTTTGAGCATGCCTTGTTTTATATTCTCTGTACTTTGGAAAGGAGAAAAATCATGGCTCATAATCGAGTTAAAGAAAGTTGTTCGGATCAAGCTGTTTATTATTTGGTGACAAATCGTATTGCTGGTGGTCGCATGTTATTCAGGGATCTGGAGAAGCAGAAACTCAAAGAGCTCTTAAACGATGGAGTGGCAAAGCTCAGTTATCAGCTAATTGATTATGTTTTTATGGATAATCATTTTCATTTGTTGATTAAGATTCCTCCTACTTTGCAGATGGATGACGTCGCGCTTTTACAGCGTTATCGAGTTCATAAGCAGAATGAAGAAATTAATTTTATAAGCAAAGAACAAAGGAATGATTTCAGGGAGAAAATCCATGATATTTCATTCATTATTGGTAATTTTGAACAGAGGTTTGTTCAGTGGTTTAATAAGGAGCACAGCTCCTGGGGTCGCTTATTCGGTCAAAGGTTTGACTCGGAAATGATTGAAGTTTCAGCTCAATCAGATTCTTTGCTTCGAGTAATGGCTTACATCAGTCTTAATCCAGTTCGTGCTGGAATTGTTTCTGATCCTAAAGACTTTCATTTCTGTGGATATTCTGATCGTTTGGCAGGTGGCTCGGTAGGAAAATCAGATCATGAGTTCTTTGATGTGTTTTGTCGTGGAATTGAAGCTAATGACATCAGAGATAAGCAAAAGCATTTTAGAGAGGTTTTCAGAGCTTATATGCTCGGCTTACGTCGTTACAAGAATGCTGATTCTCAGACTCTGGCCGAATTCTTCAGGGAAGTGAATTTATCTGAGGAATTAGCCTGGGATGATCTCTTTATTCACAAGTGCAGATTCTTTACAAAGTGCCTAGTCATTGGCTCAGAAGCTTTTGTTCGGGAGAAGTTGACTAAGTTCTCCGCTAAGATGAATTGGAAGAGAATTCACGAGCCCTACACTGAGGATGAATGGAATGATATTTATTCTCTCAAGCCTCGACGACGGCGGAGAGCCTCCGCTGGCTAGATGGATGTAGATCCGCAAGTTTCACAAATACATAATTTGAACTCAAGATGATTTAAACCCGTCTTGAGTTCTTAGTTTTTATTTTAGCCGCTTTTGTACTCAATCGACTAAGAATTTGATTAGTTTTCTTGTTTCTCTAGCAGCTAAAAGAAAAAGTAGTTTTTTACATTCATTTTGACCCTCTAAAAACTAAAAAAGAGACTCGATTTGAGACTCTTTTGAATCAGCTCTTCACAAAGGGCTGTCCCTTAATTTCCTTCAAAGATCTTGTTTATTCACCAACGCTTTCGTGGTGAATATATTTTTATACTCAAACAGCTATCAAGTCGAGGTCTGAGATTAAGTGTATAGAACGCCACATTTACTGACATCAGACATTATTGAATCATACCAATATATCTAAGTAGATTATTCCCCAAAACACTAACGTTATTATAATAAGATTTGGGCTTACCAGTAACCTGATCGTACTCTGGCATTCCTAACTTTCTATCAAATTTAATCTTTTCATCAATGAGTCTTAATCTTTTTAAATGATCTTTATAAGATTCTTGTAAAGCACCTTTTCGTCTAGTTTCCTCATCTGACCCTATTGATACTACTACAATTTTGAAGACATCAGCATGTTTCTCTCTAAATTCGCTATCTCCACCTCGTGTAGTATCATAAAAATAACGAAGCCATAAGACTTCCAT from Lentisphaera profundi harbors:
- a CDS encoding Eco57I restriction-modification methylase domain-containing protein, which gives rise to MPSSSIPQGHKGLTERKATGAHYTPPQLARFMAEQVFKYWKGKDKNSLVTILDPAVGDGQLIKSLLDVLLENGYENIRVRLYDTDAEAIKHCRRSLENCYPMVSFVFYQKDFLEDLLNKERIIKHDLIISNPPYVRPQAMGADVSQRIAKEFKLSGSLDLAHAFIVAGEMSLKKGGKSAFVVSNRLMSTKGSWAIREYIKTKICLDHMWDFGDSRLFEAAVLPLVFVGSVGKQKKACPLTSIYTDTSISPKEAVVGDLFDYLHEDQCVSVGERQYRITQGELLFGEKVNDIWTQKTAQGEQWLAQVDRFTFCRFADINKISVGIKSTADKVFIKQDWLGMPKDERPEMLKPLITHYEAAQYRPKRDASALVLYTHEIREGQKRVIELETYPKTKAFLEKHSEVLKARKYLQESKTRRWYELWVAHDPGKWKYPKIVFRDISVKPLFWLDTSGAVVNGDCYWLSSQGLENLDLIYLALAVANSPFIEKYYDAKFNNKLYSGRRRFISQYVKKFPLPDPQSECGQAIIALVKNTYESGDFDDQRKKEINSLVNQAFGLEKE
- a CDS encoding sulfatase-like hydrolase/transferase; this encodes MIWRNLLICLFIGISLQAREAADKPNIIFVLLDDLGKEWINCYGGEDIETPRIDQLAAQGTKFDNAYSMPQCTPSRVAFMTGQYPYRSGWVNHWDAPRWGAGYYDWNNNPSIARTMKSAGYTTAVAGKWQLNDFRIHPDAMVKHGFDDYCMWTGCEGSTDKKHEKISTQRYWNPYIHTKEGSKTYEGQFGPDIYNQFVLDFITDNKDKPFFVYYPLALPHGPHVHTPLEPNVSDKLDKHKAMVHYIDLLTGKLIDHLDKLNLRENTIIVWTCDNGTGGMSNMMDGRLVRGGKTKTTENGVNTPFIVSWLGQVPEGKTSKALVDFTDMHQTFADFAAVQLDSQYTYDGHSAKNAFLGTGKSSRQWVMAMGSHGARMTENGVENVYYFRDRVVRDERYKLFIAIDRKPEKLIDLEKDPAELNNLIANPEYKAILDRLSAVIKTFPKTDADPSYTKLAINPWDKKAAFPSKIHKQGHPDQPEQYKVKVKKKTKSKKEKK
- a CDS encoding transposase, with the protein product MAHNRVKESCSDQAVYYLVTNRIAGGRMLFRDLEKQKLKELLNDGVAKLSYQLIDYVFMDNHFHLLIKIPPTLQMDDVALLQRYRVHKQNEEINFISKEQRNDFREKIHDISFIIGNFEQRFVQWFNKEHSSWGRLFGQRFDSEMIEVSAQSDSLLRVMAYISLNPVRAGIVSDPKDFHFCGYSDRLAGGSVGKSDHEFFDVFCRGIEANDIRDKQKHFREVFRAYMLGLRRYKNADSQTLAEFFREVNLSEELAWDDLFIHKCRFFTKCLVIGSEAFVREKLTKFSAKMNWKRIHEPYTEDEWNDIYSLKPRRRRRASAG
- a CDS encoding sulfatase-like hydrolase/transferase — translated: MNKFLALICSSLMMIGIAAENEKPNFLFIFADDMSLDTIGAMGRYNCQTPNLDKLMASGASFNHTYNMGAWGGAVCAASRAMLNSGLFVNKAQKGINQVPHWSEIMKKNGYATYMTGKWHVPGTPRFDVVKDPRPGMPKGSGYNRPKDMDDYLNGWKPWDKTQGGFWQGGIHWSEVVANNGIEFIEQATKEDKPFFMYIAFNATHDPRQVAKEYIDMYPLDSIEVPKSFLSNYPYDEEMGCNPVGLRDERLMPSPRTEFAVKVHRQEYFAIATHMDEQIGRIFDALEKSGKADNTYIIFTADHGLSVGHHGLVGKQSMYNHSMKVPFFISGPSIKPEQQFDMPIYLQDAMATTLDLAKIAKPEYVQFNSVMPLIEGTKKVQYSPIYGKYTHTQRMIQDGDFKLIVYPGIKVSRLYNISKDDLEMNDLAKNPEYAAKIAELTTKLKKLMKDMDDDMDLDNPKKSQSSKKKKSKKKKTDH
- a CDS encoding sulfatase — protein: MNKSHFLLAAASAFISPLISAENAKPNVILIMADDLGWADTGFNGSKVVKTPHLDQMAAEGLQFNRFYSASSVCSPTRASVLTGRNPYRTGVPTANQGFLRPEEITLPEILREQGYATGHFGKWHLGTLTHTEKDANRGKPGNTKEFNPPKLHGYDNAFVTESKVPTYDPMLKPAKFAKGESSKLGWEYLKEGQESQAYGTFYWDIEGNKVSDNLSGDDSRVIMDRVLPFIDQSLEDNKPFISVIWFHTPHLPCVAGPKHQEMYKEHPIHLRNYAGCITAMDEQIGRLRKHLAAKGADQNTMIWFCSDNGPESQERPDNGSAGHFRGRKRDLYEGGVRVPSVMVWPAKISQAKEVNLPCITSDYLPTVLDALKISHPEPSYALDGRSLMPIIEGDLEQRNSQIGLMYSNRIAWHKEDFKLISYNSGQKYELYNLVLDPSEKSDIASQNPELVEELKKDMLVWHASVKNSFDGTEYGTKSLERLGKQWSSPLNTQPKSKKTKSKKKKSKKEKK